The Chitinophagales bacterium genome has a segment encoding these proteins:
- a CDS encoding ABC transporter ATP-binding protein — protein sequence MIKIQHLNKKFDKLEVLKDLNLEIQQGGIFAILGPNGSGKTTLIKCILGMVIPNSGTILYQDKNIIGEWNYRKNLLYLPQIANFPPNLTVQEIINIVKNIRNTNSNEKYLIEQFGIIPFLNKKLQHLSGGTKQKVNLVLTFMFEADLIILDEPTSGLDPIALIQLKKIIQEKKDKGNTIFVTSHIMSFVEEIADNIVFLLDGNIYFKGNIIELKTSTQSNTLEQAIATLLSKN from the coding sequence ATGATAAAAATACAGCACTTAAATAAAAAGTTTGATAAACTAGAGGTTTTAAAAGACTTAAATTTAGAAATACAACAAGGTGGTATTTTTGCAATTTTAGGACCAAATGGTTCTGGCAAAACAACGCTTATTAAATGTATTTTAGGTATGGTTATTCCAAATAGTGGTACTATCTTATATCAAGATAAAAATATAATTGGCGAATGGAACTATAGAAAGAACTTATTGTACTTACCACAAATTGCTAATTTTCCACCAAACCTAACCGTACAAGAAATAATTAATATAGTAAAAAATATTAGAAATACAAATAGTAATGAAAAATATTTAATTGAACAATTTGGCATAATTCCTTTCTTAAATAAGAAACTACAACATCTTTCTGGAGGAACTAAACAAAAAGTAAATCTAGTACTTACTTTTATGTTTGAAGCCGACTTAATTATTTTAGATGAACCTACAAGTGGTTTAGATCCAATAGCACTCATTCAGTTGAAAAAAATAATTCAAGAAAAAAAAGACAAAGGCAATACTATTTTTGTTACTTCACACATTATGAGTTTTGTAGAAGAAATTGCCGATAATATTGTTTTTCTTTTAGATGGAAATATATATTTTAAAGGGAATATTATAGAACTTAAAACATCTACACAATCAAACACATTAGAACAAGCTATTGCTACACTATTAAGTAAAAATTAA
- the nosZ gene encoding Sec-dependent nitrous-oxide reductase, with the protein MKTIKILLPFLTLILLFGSCSKKGKKSGGALAGDVAEKVYVAPGEHDEFYAFISGGFSGQLSVYGLPSGRLFKVIPVFSLDAEKAYGFNEETKPMLNTSFGFVPWDDAHHPDISQTNGELDGRWCFINGNNTPRIARIDLSTFETAEIIEIPNSAGNHSSSFITENTEYVVASTRFSIPIPQKDMPISEYKSNFKGTMSFISVDKETGNMDIKFQLLMPGFDYDLSHPGRDKSHGWFFFTTYNTEEANSLLEVNASQNDKDFIAAVNWKKIEEYVNNGGGKKVAAKYAHNVYNDHTHTATSTIKDQVVMVDPRDVPGAIFFLPTPKSPHGCDVDPSGEYIVGSGKLAAELTVHSFSKMLKAIEGKKFDGEAYGIPILKYDEVLAGVVKQPGLGPLHTEFDGKGYAYTTFFISSEVVKWKLGTWEVVDRKPTYYSVGHLMIPGGNSRKPFGKYLVAMNKITKDRYLPTGPEVNQSAQLYDISGDKMELLLDFPTIGEPHYAAGCPASLLTDKSKKIYKLEDNKHKYAITKEADAKVVRSGNEVHIYMSMIRSHFAPDNIEGIQVGDKVYFHVTNLEQDYDVPHGISMIGANTSELLIMPGQTETFIWEPKQVGVWPFYCTDFCSALHQEMQGYVRVSPKGSSTPISYTLDGESTSGK; encoded by the coding sequence ATGAAAACAATAAAAATATTATTGCCATTTTTAACACTAATATTGTTATTTGGCAGTTGTAGTAAAAAAGGTAAGAAGAGTGGTGGTGCTTTAGCTGGAGATGTAGCAGAAAAAGTTTATGTTGCTCCTGGAGAACACGACGAATTTTATGCTTTCATTTCTGGTGGATTTAGTGGTCAACTATCTGTTTATGGTTTGCCTTCAGGTCGTTTATTTAAAGTAATTCCTGTTTTCTCTTTAGATGCAGAAAAAGCATATGGCTTTAATGAAGAAACGAAACCTATGTTAAATACTTCTTTTGGTTTTGTGCCTTGGGATGATGCTCACCATCCAGATATTTCTCAAACAAATGGAGAGTTAGACGGAAGATGGTGTTTTATAAACGGAAACAATACACCAAGAATAGCAAGAATAGACTTAAGTACTTTTGAAACAGCAGAGATTATTGAAATACCAAATAGTGCTGGTAACCATAGTTCTTCTTTTATTACAGAAAACACAGAATATGTAGTAGCTAGTACTAGATTTAGTATTCCAATTCCACAAAAAGATATGCCTATTAGCGAGTACAAATCTAACTTTAAAGGAACAATGAGTTTTATTTCTGTTGATAAAGAAACAGGAAATATGGACATCAAGTTTCAATTACTAATGCCAGGATTTGACTACGATTTATCTCATCCAGGTAGAGACAAATCTCATGGTTGGTTTTTCTTTACTACTTATAATACAGAAGAAGCTAACTCTCTTTTAGAAGTAAATGCATCGCAAAACGATAAAGATTTTATTGCTGCTGTAAATTGGAAAAAAATTGAAGAATATGTAAATAATGGTGGTGGTAAAAAAGTAGCTGCTAAGTATGCTCACAATGTTTATAATGATCATACACATACTGCTACAAGTACAATAAAAGATCAAGTAGTAATGGTAGATCCTAGAGATGTTCCAGGTGCTATTTTCTTTTTACCAACACCAAAATCGCCTCATGGCTGTGATGTAGATCCTTCTGGAGAATATATTGTTGGTAGCGGAAAACTAGCAGCAGAACTTACAGTACACTCATTTTCTAAAATGCTTAAAGCAATTGAAGGCAAAAAATTTGATGGTGAAGCATATGGTATTCCTATCTTAAAATACGACGAAGTATTGGCTGGTGTGGTTAAACAACCAGGTTTAGGACCATTACATACAGAGTTTGATGGTAAAGGATACGCTTATACTACTTTCTTTATTTCTTCTGAAGTTGTAAAATGGAAATTAGGTACTTGGGAAGTTGTTGATAGAAAACCAACTTATTACTCTGTTGGTCACTTAATGATTCCTGGTGGTAATTCAAGAAAACCATTTGGAAAATATTTAGTAGCAATGAATAAAATTACTAAAGATAGATATTTACCTACTGGACCAGAAGTTAATCAATCAGCACAGTTGTATGATATTTCTGGAGATAAAATGGAATTATTATTAGATTTTCCTACTATTGGAGAACCACACTATGCTGCAGGTTGTCCTGCGAGTTTATTAACCGATAAATCTAAAAAAATATATAAATTAGAAGATAATAAACACAAGTATGCTATTACTAAAGAAGCAGATGCTAAAGTAGTAAGAAGTGGCAATGAAGTACATATATATATGTCTATGATTCGTTCTCACTTTGCACCAGATAATATAGAAGGTATTCAAGTTGGCGATAAAGTGTATTTCCATGTAACTAATCTAGAACAAGATTATGATGTGCCACATGGTATTTCTATGATTGGAGCAAATACTTCCGAGCTATTAATTATGCCAGGACAAACCGAAACATTTATTTGGGAACCAAAACAAGTAGGTGTTTGGCCATTTTATTGTACCGATTTTTGCTCTGCATTACATCAAGAAATGCAAGGTTATGTAAGAGTTTCTCCAAAAGGTTCGAGTACACCAATATCCTATACTTTGGATGGTGAATCAACCTCAGGTAAATAG
- the nosD gene encoding nitrous oxide reductase family maturation protein NosD: MKIIISIIFIFQLYCLQAKTITVGKTYTIKTLSNAIAIANPSDTIKIKKGTYQEKTIVITKPIHIIGEQGVIIDGNNMEGILVKNTNNFSIKNIHIKNIKVSYVKDLAAIKINHCNNFTIEQVTITNTFFGIHIEKSKNGVIRYNTVSSKKTKNEAGTGNGIHAWHCDSIDIYNNKVFNMRDGIYFEFVTNSKIYNNNSYDNIRYGLHYMFSNDDVYYNNTFKNNGAGVAVMFSKYIKMYNNAFINNWGPNAYGLLLKEIYDAEIYDNLFEENTTAINIEGSNRVNYKKNIFKNNGWAVKIVGACYANKFNYNDFLNNALDVSYSSRINDNQFAKNYWSDYSGYDLNRDGIGDVPYSPVKLFSYIVSEIPQALVLLRSLFIDIINFSEKISPIFTPKNVKDNEPILKPINDKNTALK, translated from the coding sequence ATGAAAATAATTATAAGTATTATTTTTATCTTTCAATTGTATTGTCTTCAAGCAAAAACAATTACAGTAGGTAAAACATATACTATTAAAACACTTTCAAATGCTATAGCTATTGCAAATCCATCAGACACTATTAAAATAAAAAAAGGTACTTATCAAGAAAAGACAATAGTTATTACTAAGCCAATTCATATTATTGGAGAACAAGGTGTTATTATTGATGGAAACAATATGGAAGGCATATTGGTTAAAAATACCAATAATTTTAGTATTAAAAATATACATATAAAAAATATCAAAGTAAGTTATGTGAAAGACTTGGCTGCAATAAAAATTAACCATTGCAATAATTTTACTATTGAACAAGTAACTATTACCAATACTTTTTTTGGTATACATATAGAAAAATCTAAAAATGGAGTAATAAGATATAACACGGTTTCTAGTAAAAAAACTAAAAATGAAGCAGGCACAGGAAATGGTATTCATGCTTGGCATTGCGATAGTATAGATATTTACAACAATAAAGTATTTAATATGCGTGATGGTATTTACTTTGAATTCGTTACCAACAGCAAAATATATAATAATAACAGTTATGATAATATAAGATATGGTTTGCACTATATGTTCTCTAATGATGATGTATATTACAACAATACTTTTAAAAACAATGGTGCAGGCGTAGCCGTAATGTTTTCTAAGTATATAAAAATGTACAACAACGCATTTATTAATAATTGGGGACCAAATGCCTACGGCTTGCTACTAAAAGAAATTTACGATGCAGAAATTTACGACAATCTATTTGAAGAAAACACAACTGCTATAAATATTGAAGGAAGCAACAGAGTCAATTATAAAAAAAATATATTTAAAAATAATGGTTGGGCTGTAAAAATTGTAGGTGCTTGTTATGCTAATAAATTTAATTATAATGATTTTTTAAATAATGCTTTAGATGTTTCTTACAGTTCTAGAATTAATGACAACCAATTTGCTAAAAACTATTGGAGCGATTATTCTGGTTATGACTTAAATAGAGATGGCATTGGAGATGTTCCTTATAGTCCAGTAAAATTATTTTCATATATTGTAAGCGAAATTCCACAGGCATTGGTTTTATTGAGAAGTTTATTTATAGACATTATCAATTTCTCAGAAAAAATTTCGCCCATATTTACACCAAAAAATGTAAAAGACAATGAACCTATTTTAAAACCAATCAATGATAAAAATACAGCACTTAAATAA
- a CDS encoding AMP-binding protein has translation MKYISPLEQFYKWEKEQADKSFFRQAYNGEWLHINYANAGQEIRKIANYLISLNLPKQSKIAIISKNCAHWVMSDLAIMMAGHVSVPLYPTITAETIQYCLEHSEAKVCFVGKLDEWHKQHSGVPSSVQVITFPYWEEKGDGYINWNTILDQTEALKERPILQPEDLLTIIYTSGTTGMPKGVMHNVHAFAFAIDNALKTIGDLGQNDRFFSYLPLSHIAERMLVEMGAISTGSSISFAESLDTFANNLQETQPTIFFAVPRIWTKFQMGILAKMPQNRLNILLKIPILNNIIKNKIKAGLGLDKAKYIFSGAAPLPKATSDWFEALDIVINEAYAMTENCAYSHINLPNKRKVGSVGTSLPFNEVKLTEEEEILVKSDAVMIGYYKDEEKTKETITADGFLCTGDQGKIDAAGFLTITGRVKDIFKTDKGKYVAPAPIENELSKNTLIEQVCVVGANLPQTIALIVLAEDALHLDKNDIANQLQSTIKEVNTQLDKHEKMKKAVIMREAWTVENNLLTPTLKVKRNILEKAKEQHYQTWYEHTDVVVWEV, from the coding sequence ATGAAATATATCTCTCCACTAGAGCAATTTTATAAATGGGAAAAAGAACAAGCCGATAAATCGTTTTTTAGACAAGCATACAATGGCGAATGGCTACATATTAACTACGCAAATGCTGGACAAGAAATTAGAAAAATAGCCAACTATTTAATTAGTTTAAACTTACCTAAACAAAGCAAGATTGCTATCATTTCTAAAAATTGTGCTCATTGGGTGATGAGTGACTTAGCGATTATGATGGCTGGTCATGTGTCTGTGCCATTATATCCAACTATTACAGCAGAAACTATACAATATTGCTTAGAACACAGCGAAGCCAAAGTTTGTTTTGTAGGAAAACTCGATGAATGGCACAAACAACACAGTGGTGTTCCTAGTAGCGTTCAAGTAATTACATTTCCATATTGGGAAGAAAAAGGTGATGGTTATATTAATTGGAATACTATTTTAGACCAAACAGAAGCACTAAAAGAGCGTCCAATTTTACAACCAGAAGATTTACTAACTATTATTTATACTTCTGGAACAACAGGAATGCCAAAAGGTGTAATGCACAATGTACATGCCTTTGCTTTTGCTATTGATAATGCATTAAAAACCATAGGCGACCTTGGTCAAAATGATAGATTTTTCTCGTATTTGCCATTATCGCATATTGCAGAACGCATGTTGGTAGAAATGGGAGCAATTTCTACAGGTAGTTCAATTTCTTTTGCAGAATCTTTAGATACTTTTGCCAATAATTTACAGGAAACACAACCAACTATCTTTTTTGCTGTTCCTAGAATTTGGACCAAATTTCAAATGGGAATATTAGCTAAAATGCCACAAAACAGATTGAATATTTTACTAAAAATTCCAATTCTAAATAACATCATCAAAAATAAAATTAAAGCTGGATTAGGTTTAGATAAAGCCAAATACATTTTTAGTGGAGCAGCTCCTTTGCCTAAAGCAACATCAGATTGGTTTGAAGCGTTGGATATTGTAATTAATGAAGCGTATGCTATGACCGAAAATTGTGCTTATTCACATATCAATTTACCTAATAAAAGAAAAGTTGGTTCTGTTGGTACTTCTTTGCCTTTTAACGAAGTAAAATTAACAGAAGAAGAAGAAATTTTAGTAAAAAGCGATGCTGTAATGATTGGCTACTACAAAGATGAAGAAAAAACCAAAGAAACAATTACTGCTGATGGATTTTTATGTACTGGCGACCAAGGCAAAATTGATGCTGCTGGATTTCTAACAATTACTGGTAGAGTTAAAGATATTTTTAAAACCGATAAAGGAAAATATGTTGCTCCAGCACCTATTGAAAACGAATTATCTAAAAACACATTGATAGAACAAGTTTGTGTTGTAGGTGCTAATTTACCACAAACTATTGCTTTAATTGTTTTGGCAGAAGATGCCTTGCACTTAGATAAAAACGATATTGCCAACCAATTACAATCAACCATTAAAGAAGTAAACACACAATTAGACAAACACGAAAAAATGAAGAAAGCAGTAATTATGCGAGAAGCATGGACTGTAGAAAATAATTTATTGACACCAACACTTAAAGTAAAAAGAAATATATTAGAAAAAGCAAAAGAACAACATTATCAAACATGGTATGAACATACAGATGTTGTTGTTTGGGAAGTGTAG
- a CDS encoding fasciclin domain-containing protein gives MRNYHLFILIIITLAFSACNNKSSEEGNSNTNTTTSETKGQSAVVDEVSDPNALQLAESLEDFSSLVQAIKKAGVEDAVVNAGPLTIFAPTNEAFAKLPEGTVDELFKPENKAKLAHILTNHVAPANYPIEQLSKEAEKGRKLYMASGNYLDVVEKDGKITVGGFEIVKSVKVSNGWIHVINDVIVPSN, from the coding sequence ATGAGAAATTATCATTTATTTATTCTTATCATAATTACATTAGCATTTAGTGCTTGTAATAATAAGTCATCAGAAGAAGGAAATAGCAATACAAACACTACTACATCAGAAACAAAAGGACAGTCTGCTGTCGTAGATGAAGTTTCAGATCCAAATGCATTACAATTAGCAGAGTCATTAGAAGATTTTTCTAGTTTGGTACAAGCTATTAAAAAAGCAGGCGTAGAAGATGCAGTAGTAAACGCTGGACCACTAACTATTTTTGCTCCAACAAACGAAGCTTTTGCTAAACTACCAGAAGGTACGGTTGATGAATTATTTAAACCAGAAAACAAAGCAAAACTAGCTCATATACTAACCAATCATGTTGCACCAGCAAATTATCCAATTGAGCAATTAAGCAAAGAAGCAGAGAAAGGAAGAAAATTGTATATGGCCTCTGGTAATTATTTAGATGTTGTAGAAAAAGATGGTAAAATAACAGTAGGTGGATTTGAAATCGTAAAATCTGTAAAAGTAAGTAATGGCTGGATACATGTAATAAATGATGTAATTGTTCCTAGCAATTAA
- the tnpA gene encoding IS200/IS605 family transposase produces MSYYKIYYHIIFGTKHRKMTISEENSQALYKYIHGIIKNKKCKLYRINGIENHIHILTDLHPTIALSDFVKDIKVASSVWMKSTNLFPDFEGWQEGYGAFTYSSNEKDKIINYIKNQKEHHQTKTFIEEYKQLLIENNIDFDEKYLL; encoded by the coding sequence ATGAGTTATTATAAAATATATTATCATATTATTTTCGGAACCAAGCATAGAAAAATGACTATTTCAGAAGAAAACAGTCAAGCACTCTATAAGTATATACATGGAATAATCAAGAATAAAAAATGTAAACTATATCGTATCAACGGCATAGAAAATCATATTCATATATTAACAGATTTACATCCTACAATAGCTTTGTCAGACTTTGTAAAAGACATAAAAGTTGCTAGTAGTGTTTGGATGAAAAGCACTAATTTATTTCCAGATTTTGAAGGATGGCAAGAAGGTTACGGAGCATTTACTTATTCTTCCAATGAAAAAGATAAAATAATTAATTATATAAAAAATCAAAAAGAACACCATCAAACAAAAACATTTATAGAAGAGTATAAACAACTATTAATTGAAAACAATATTGATTTCGATGAAAAATATTTACTTTAA
- a CDS encoding cytochrome c, protein MSDYSTEESSDAVTETTTDGVDKGVGPITSLSLEDINETMAHEGEELFTTKCSACHKIDKRFVGPALAGVTERRAPEWIMNMILNPEVMVEQNEAAKALLAEYLSPMANQNLTEEEARKILEYFRLTDKK, encoded by the coding sequence ATGTCTGACTACTCTACCGAAGAAAGTAGCGATGCCGTAACTGAAACCACTACCGATGGTGTAGACAAAGGCGTTGGTCCTATTACAAGTCTTTCTTTAGAAGATATTAACGAAACTATGGCTCATGAAGGAGAAGAATTATTTACTACAAAATGTTCAGCTTGTCATAAAATAGATAAAAGATTCGTTGGTCCTGCTTTAGCTGGAGTTACCGAAAGAAGAGCTCCAGAGTGGATTATGAATATGATTTTAAATCCAGAAGTTATGGTAGAACAAAACGAAGCGGCTAAAGCTTTATTAGCAGAATATTTATCTCCAATGGCAAATCAAAATCTTACAGAAGAAGAAGCTAGAAAGATTTTAGAATATTTTAGATTAACTGATAAAAAATAA
- a CDS encoding nitroreductase family protein, translating into MNLEEVLNHRRSIRVFDKTKPLDTAKVKQCLELATLAPNSSNMQLWEFYHVTDEKLMKAISHACLDQTATQTATQIVVFVTRQDKHKQRSKFVLEYERDNILRNSPKDRQEKRIKDRELYYGKIMPLLYTNFFGALGTFRVGLTKGIGLFRTITREVSENDMRVVVHKSAALAAQTFMIAMANEGYDTCPLEGFDSRVLKKALKLPAGAEINMVMACGIRKGEEGVFGDRCRVPFDEVYKQI; encoded by the coding sequence ATGAATTTAGAAGAAGTATTAAATCACAGACGCTCAATTAGAGTGTTCGACAAAACAAAACCATTAGATACAGCAAAAGTAAAGCAATGCTTAGAATTAGCTACACTAGCACCAAACAGTTCTAATATGCAATTATGGGAATTTTATCATGTAACAGATGAAAAGTTAATGAAAGCAATTTCTCACGCATGCTTAGATCAAACAGCTACACAAACAGCTACACAAATTGTAGTCTTTGTTACCAGACAAGATAAACATAAGCAACGCTCTAAATTTGTTTTAGAATACGAAAGAGACAACATACTACGAAACAGTCCAAAAGACCGACAAGAAAAACGCATTAAAGACAGAGAGTTATACTACGGAAAAATTATGCCTTTATTATATACTAATTTTTTTGGTGCATTAGGCACCTTCAGAGTTGGATTAACCAAAGGTATTGGTTTGTTTAGAACCATTACCAGAGAAGTATCTGAAAACGATATGCGTGTAGTCGTACACAAATCAGCAGCTTTGGCAGCACAAACTTTTATGATAGCAATGGCAAACGAAGGTTACGATACTTGTCCATTAGAAGGATTTGACAGCAGAGTATTAAAGAAAGCATTAAAATTACCTGCAGGTGCAGAAATTAATATGGTAATGGCTTGTGGTATTAGAAAAGGCGAAGAAGGAGTTTTTGGAGATAGATGCCGAGTACCATTTGACGAAGTGTATAAGCAAATATAA
- a CDS encoding helix-turn-helix transcriptional regulator — MNQPIHIKSITVLHELLQIEKPKHPLISVFDFSSIVSNVSNYSNLQFTSDFYVVAIKQECTGKFKYGQNYYDYDDGVMYFTAPNQVVQFEDMLLEVIRSKVLVIHQDFLYGYTLAATIKNYGYFSYATNEALFLSVQEEQVILDIFENISKEINANIDSFTQDLLISNIELLLKYNDRFYNRQFLTRKKVNSDLFIKLESLLDNSFKNENLEQYGIPSVQYIANELNLSPNYLSDMLRVQTGQTTQQHIQNRLIDKAKELLSTTNLSVSEIAYQLGFEHSQSFHRLFKNRTNIAPLEFRQSFN, encoded by the coding sequence ATGAATCAACCTATACACATAAAATCAATAACTGTACTACACGAATTATTGCAGATAGAAAAACCAAAACATCCTTTAATTAGTGTATTTGATTTTTCGAGTATTGTATCTAATGTAAGCAATTATTCCAACTTACAATTTACTTCAGATTTTTATGTGGTTGCTATAAAACAAGAGTGTACAGGAAAATTTAAGTACGGACAAAACTACTACGATTATGATGATGGTGTGATGTATTTCACAGCACCAAACCAAGTAGTACAATTTGAAGATATGTTGTTAGAAGTTATCAGAAGTAAAGTCCTAGTCATTCATCAAGATTTTTTATATGGATATACATTGGCTGCTACTATAAAAAACTACGGTTATTTTTCTTATGCTACCAACGAAGCACTTTTTCTATCAGTACAAGAAGAACAAGTAATTTTAGATATATTTGAAAATATCAGCAAAGAAATAAATGCTAATATAGATTCCTTTACACAAGATTTATTAATTTCTAATATAGAATTATTATTAAAATATAATGATAGATTTTACAACAGACAATTTCTAACAAGAAAAAAAGTCAATAGCGATTTATTCATTAAATTAGAAAGTTTATTAGACAATAGTTTTAAAAATGAAAATTTAGAACAATATGGCATTCCAAGTGTTCAATATATTGCCAATGAATTAAATTTAAGTCCAAATTATTTAAGTGATATGCTACGCGTTCAAACAGGACAAACAACACAACAACACATACAAAATAGACTAATTGATAAAGCAAAAGAATTATTAAGCACTACAAATTTATCGGTATCAGAAATTGCATATCAATTAGGTTTTGAACATTCGCAATCCTTTCATCGTTTATTTAAAAATAGAACAAACATTGCACCATTAGAATTTAGACAATCATTTAATTAA
- a CDS encoding nitrous oxide reductase accessory protein NosL — translation MKNFLFITTITALLTACTVKPQAIDYGNDQCSYCSMNIVDNTHASQIVTDKGKQYKYDAIECLVNDMLNFDEANLAYILVADYNNAGKMLNAKEATYLITKSIKSPMGAFLSGFKNKAEAEKALAQNEGSFYNWTTIKQEIQR, via the coding sequence ATGAAAAACTTTTTATTTATAACTACTATTACTGCTTTATTAACAGCGTGTACGGTTAAACCACAAGCTATTGATTATGGTAACGACCAATGTTCTTACTGTTCTATGAACATCGTTGATAATACTCATGCATCTCAAATAGTAACAGATAAAGGCAAACAATACAAATATGATGCTATTGAATGTTTAGTGAATGATATGCTTAATTTTGATGAAGCAAATTTAGCTTATATTCTAGTAGCCGATTATAATAATGCAGGAAAAATGTTGAATGCAAAAGAAGCAACTTATTTAATAACTAAATCTATTAAAAGTCCAATGGGTGCATTTTTATCTGGATTTAAAAACAAAGCTGAAGCAGAAAAAGCATTGGCTCAAAATGAAGGTTCTTTTTATAATTGGACAACTATCAAGCAAGAAATCCAAAGATAA
- a CDS encoding dienelactone hydrolase family protein, with amino-acid sequence MKKITLPLMTRDMSCYYYQANSNEKRPGIIFLPDLTGIQEATHQSAKIIAAEGNFNVIIPDLYSGSINMQKYCVRFLIDEAIRNNHATNNAPLNEFFEILDQFKAFDEVDEEQMGVIGQCLTGGFVLHAAIRPEVKAPVVFHHSFGRKGSGFPKGCAALVQNKIQGHFVHLDPFCPASRIKALEEELGDKLEDYKYWLPHGIPHLFFRNKQAKTAFDRMMSYFETQLK; translated from the coding sequence ATGAAAAAAATTACACTTCCATTAATGACCAGAGATATGTCGTGCTATTATTATCAAGCTAATAGCAATGAAAAACGACCTGGTATTATTTTTCTTCCAGATTTAACAGGAATACAAGAGGCAACACATCAATCAGCAAAAATAATTGCAGCAGAAGGTAACTTTAATGTCATTATTCCTGATTTATATTCTGGTAGCATTAATATGCAAAAATATTGTGTGCGTTTTTTAATTGATGAAGCCATTAGAAATAATCATGCTACGAACAATGCTCCATTAAATGAGTTTTTTGAAATACTAGATCAGTTCAAAGCATTTGATGAAGTAGACGAAGAACAAATGGGCGTTATTGGCCAATGTCTTACTGGTGGTTTTGTATTGCATGCAGCTATTAGACCAGAAGTAAAAGCACCAGTAGTTTTTCATCATTCTTTTGGAAGAAAAGGCAGTGGTTTTCCTAAAGGTTGTGCTGCTTTGGTGCAGAATAAAATACAAGGACACTTTGTACACTTAGATCCTTTTTGTCCAGCATCAAGAATTAAAGCACTAGAAGAAGAATTAGGCGATAAGCTAGAAGATTATAAATATTGGTTGCCACATGGAATTCCGCATTTGTTTTTTAGAAATAAACAAGCAAAAACAGCTTTTGATAGAATGATGTCTTATTTTGAAACACAGTTAAAGTAA
- a CDS encoding bifunctional precorrin-2 dehydrogenase/sirohydrochlorin ferrochelatase produces MNTLYPIFIKTENIRILVVGGGSVALEKLSFLLKSSPQANITIVAKTISDDILSLIKNKDKVKSNIKQFEVSDIIQYQLIIAATNDTVVNQTIYQAAKQNNILVNVADTPALCDFYLGGIVTKGDLKLAISTNGKSPTMAKQLRQFFEAIIPEEIDDLLQNMNAYRKTLQSDFKTKVETLNDLTKSILNKND; encoded by the coding sequence GTGAATACACTTTATCCAATATTTATTAAAACAGAAAATATTAGAATTCTAGTTGTTGGTGGAGGAAGCGTTGCTTTAGAAAAACTGTCTTTCTTACTAAAGAGTTCGCCACAAGCGAATATTACTATTGTAGCTAAAACAATTAGTGATGATATTCTTTCACTTATAAAAAATAAAGATAAAGTTAAATCAAATATAAAACAATTTGAAGTATCTGATATTATACAGTATCAACTAATTATTGCTGCTACAAATGATACTGTAGTGAATCAAACAATATATCAAGCAGCAAAACAAAATAATATATTAGTAAATGTAGCAGATACGCCAGCACTATGTGATTTTTATTTAGGTGGAATTGTAACTAAAGGCGATTTAAAATTGGCTATTTCTACAAACGGAAAATCACCAACTATGGCAAAGCAACTGCGACAGTTTTTTGAAGCGATTATTCCAGAGGAAATAGACGACTTGCTACAAAACATGAATGCGTATAGAAAAACACTACAAAGCGATTTTAAAACTAAAGTAGAAACGCTAAATGATTTAACAAAATCAATATTAAATAAAAACGATTAA